Proteins encoded in a region of the Paenibacillus sp. E222 genome:
- a CDS encoding ABC transporter ATP-binding protein, translated as MIVIAGMKKLFSKIRPAKSQSGEDSAVGHTEQQEPVGQEESAYISEPQNTSIDPHDITSETSQEEVAVAAAEPEVKSKPSKKDLLPPYDGPVLEVRNVHRSFQTGSRIIHVLKGIDMEVNPQQLVMLKGRSGSGKTTLLNMLGGLDQPSSGDILFSGQPLQDWGDRRRTALRRREIGFIFQAYALMPLLSAWENVELSLRMADVPRSEWKDRVGHCLDLVGLTKRVKHRPFEMSGGEQQRVAIAKAIAHRPRLLLADEPTAELDSKMGAQVMAVFRNIIEVEQVTICMTTHDPTILEVADHVYEMADGRFIK; from the coding sequence ATGATCGTGATTGCTGGCATGAAGAAATTATTTTCCAAAATCAGACCTGCCAAGAGCCAGTCAGGCGAGGACAGTGCAGTCGGACACACGGAGCAGCAGGAACCAGTCGGGCAGGAGGAATCTGCATACATAAGTGAACCACAGAATACATCCATCGACCCGCACGACATAACCAGTGAAACAAGCCAGGAGGAAGTTGCGGTTGCAGCAGCTGAACCTGAAGTGAAGTCCAAGCCCTCCAAGAAGGATCTGTTGCCTCCATATGACGGGCCTGTGCTGGAGGTTCGCAATGTTCATCGCAGTTTCCAGACGGGTAGCCGTATTATTCATGTGCTCAAAGGCATCGATATGGAAGTGAACCCGCAGCAGCTGGTGATGTTAAAAGGGCGGTCAGGCTCAGGGAAAACGACGCTGCTCAATATGCTGGGCGGGCTGGATCAGCCATCCAGTGGAGACATTCTGTTCTCCGGTCAGCCTCTTCAGGATTGGGGTGACCGGCGGCGGACCGCATTGCGGCGCAGAGAAATCGGTTTTATTTTTCAGGCGTATGCGCTGATGCCCTTGTTGTCTGCCTGGGAAAATGTAGAGCTGTCGCTGCGCATGGCGGACGTGCCGCGTTCGGAATGGAAGGACCGTGTAGGTCATTGTCTGGATCTGGTCGGACTAACCAAACGGGTCAAGCACCGTCCATTCGAGATGTCCGGGGGAGAGCAGCAGCGGGTGGCCATCGCCAAGGCGATAGCCCACAGACCGAGATTATTGCTCGCGGATGAGCCGACAGCTGAACTCGATTCCAAAATGGGAGCACAGGTTATGGCTGTATTTCGCAATATTATTGAAGTTGAACAAGTAACGATCTGTATGACTACACACGATCCTACGATTTTGGAGGTTGCGGACCATGTTTATGAAATGGCGGACGGCAGATTTATCAAGTAA
- a CDS encoding tetratricopeptide repeat protein codes for MMQNEGQRFRFSEAPVWDWQRAYYEQKGLHAWTDNQVPQYITSNPMIAMAYAEMIFGFLQDLASKGKTAEMVTILELGAGVGRLAHQILLKLIELKDFAGVELPAFRYVMTDLVEDNVLGWREHPSMQSFIEQGILDFARFDAIQDTELNLVVAGTVIRPGDLKQPLLLIANYFFDSIPQELIYVGEGEVYECDVLVQSPEHSIHSEPAELLENMTLSYEYRRAPEYSAENYPYQELIALYKEELEDSHILFPAIGLSCLERLNRLSDSGYVLITADKGDHRLDNWKFAEPPEFVLHGSFSLTANYHAIQYVMEQQGAHTRFTTHHYKDLNVGCMLMVDEPLGYVNTRLAYHRFVERFGPDDFFSMKEWMDHQVERMELKQILPFWRLGGYDAEFLIHSANRISNLLPDASDEEMLDIQSGIHIMWSSYYVMERLGDVAFLAGQLLYGMYMYEDAKRFLELSLGADSKKQNSAVLYDLAVCCYELELEEETLAYTRKVLALEPDHEEAMDLLKSFECL; via the coding sequence ATGATGCAAAATGAAGGACAACGATTCCGCTTCAGTGAAGCTCCGGTATGGGACTGGCAGCGGGCATATTATGAACAGAAAGGGCTGCACGCTTGGACAGACAATCAGGTTCCGCAATATATTACAAGTAACCCTATGATTGCAATGGCGTATGCTGAGATGATTTTTGGTTTTCTACAAGATCTCGCCAGCAAAGGAAAGACGGCCGAGATGGTGACCATTCTCGAGCTTGGGGCGGGTGTAGGCCGCTTGGCGCACCAAATTCTGCTCAAACTGATAGAGTTGAAAGATTTTGCAGGCGTGGAGCTGCCTGCTTTTCGATATGTAATGACCGATCTGGTCGAAGATAATGTGTTGGGCTGGAGAGAGCATCCGTCCATGCAATCCTTTATTGAGCAAGGAATACTGGATTTTGCACGTTTTGACGCGATACAGGATACCGAGTTGAATCTGGTGGTGGCGGGTACAGTTATTCGACCAGGCGATCTGAAACAACCCTTGCTGTTGATTGCCAATTACTTTTTTGACAGCATTCCACAGGAATTAATTTATGTCGGTGAGGGTGAGGTATATGAGTGTGACGTACTCGTCCAATCTCCAGAGCATTCTATTCATTCCGAACCAGCTGAGTTACTGGAAAACATGACACTGAGTTATGAATACCGCCGTGCACCTGAGTACAGTGCGGAGAACTATCCGTATCAGGAACTTATCGCATTGTACAAGGAAGAGTTGGAGGATTCGCACATTCTGTTCCCGGCAATCGGTTTGTCCTGCCTCGAACGATTGAACAGGTTATCAGATTCAGGGTATGTGTTGATTACTGCGGACAAAGGGGACCATCGACTGGACAATTGGAAGTTTGCCGAGCCGCCTGAATTCGTACTCCATGGAAGTTTTTCTTTAACGGCGAACTATCATGCCATTCAATATGTAATGGAACAGCAAGGAGCCCACACTCGTTTTACAACACATCATTATAAGGATCTAAACGTGGGATGTATGTTGATGGTGGACGAACCGTTAGGGTACGTGAACACACGGCTGGCGTATCACCGATTTGTTGAACGTTTCGGACCCGATGACTTCTTCAGTATGAAGGAATGGATGGATCATCAGGTAGAGCGGATGGAACTGAAGCAGATTTTACCGTTCTGGCGTCTCGGCGGATATGATGCTGAGTTTTTGATTCATAGTGCCAACCGAATTTCGAACCTGCTACCGGATGCAAGCGATGAGGAAATGCTTGATATTCAGTCTGGAATCCACATCATGTGGTCTTCATATTATGTAATGGAGCGGCTAGGAGATGTAGCGTTTCTTGCAGGTCAGTTGTTATATGGGATGTATATGTATGAGGATGCCAAGCGGTTTCTGGAGCTGTCGTTAGGTGCTGATTCGAAAAAACAGAATTCAGCGGTGCTGTACGATTTGGCTGTGTGCTGTTATGAACTTGAACTGGAAGAAGAAACACTGGCTTACACGCGGAAAGTACTGGCTTTGGAACCTGATCATGAAGAGGCAATGGATTTGCTGAAAAGCTTCGAATGTCTATAA
- a CDS encoding ABC transporter ATP-binding protein, with translation MIQCEGLVKIFKSSDVEVVALQGLNLTVNQGEMMAIIGNSGSGKSTLLNILGGLDRPTAGTAVVGDWDLLKMTDAQLVEYKRHTVGFIWQNNGRNLLPYLTALENVETPMILGGKRDRAYAMQLLEWVGLKDRMHNKLHQLSGGEQQRVAIAISLSNRPKLLLADEPTGSVDSETCDTIMGIFRKMNKELGVTIVIVTHDLTLAGKVDRIVAIRDGLTSTEFVKRNPNLDDEHGLSEAGAPDIHEAFVIIDRAGRLQVPKEYLEALSIDNRATLEFDGERIVITPPR, from the coding sequence GTGATCCAATGCGAAGGACTTGTCAAAATTTTTAAATCCAGCGATGTGGAAGTCGTTGCCCTTCAAGGTCTCAATCTGACTGTCAATCAAGGTGAAATGATGGCCATTATCGGCAACAGTGGGAGTGGTAAATCCACATTGCTCAACATTCTGGGTGGACTTGATCGTCCAACAGCCGGTACAGCCGTTGTCGGGGATTGGGATTTGCTGAAAATGACAGACGCCCAATTGGTCGAGTACAAACGTCATACCGTAGGGTTCATATGGCAAAATAACGGCCGTAACTTGCTACCATATCTCACAGCACTGGAAAATGTGGAAACGCCCATGATTTTGGGAGGCAAGCGAGATCGTGCCTATGCCATGCAGCTGCTGGAGTGGGTTGGACTGAAGGATCGGATGCACAACAAGCTGCATCAATTGTCCGGTGGGGAGCAGCAGCGGGTGGCGATTGCCATCTCGCTATCGAATCGCCCCAAGCTGCTGCTTGCCGATGAGCCGACAGGATCGGTGGATTCGGAGACATGTGATACCATCATGGGTATTTTTCGCAAAATGAACAAGGAGCTCGGGGTCACGATTGTAATTGTTACCCATGACTTAACCCTTGCTGGCAAAGTGGACCGGATCGTTGCGATTCGGGACGGCTTGACCAGCACCGAGTTTGTGAAGCGTAATCCGAATCTGGATGACGAGCATGGCTTGTCGGAGGCAGGAGCCCCGGATATTCATGAAGCTTTTGTCATTATTGACCGGGCGGGACGGCTTCAGGTGCCCAAGGAGTATCTGGAGGCGCTGTCCATCGATAATCGTGCGACATTGGAATTTGACGGTGAACGTATTGTCATTACACCGCCAAGATAA
- a CDS encoding efflux RND transporter periplasmic adaptor subunit produces the protein MFMKWRTADLSSKGAAPKRGKRAALIVLSAIVAATMSGCSLLPAETEEEVLPPITPPTISKKPEYEVRTETLEKKVSGSGKMMSQREEKVYFTLDGMHIKELNVKPGDKVKKGQLLAVLDVESVEKEIRAKNLQIRKSEVQMKETLRKRDEMDPVEFEESTIAFEELRQELADLEDQLGKATLTAPFGGTIIAVQVEKGAAVKAYDPIATIADTSNLVVAATFAKEDLEKFSAGMKADVDINGAGKVAGKVKVMPVAQASGSGSGSGNGGGSGEGGTPPAKESLDQYVIVSLAKMPKGVERGTPLTVSIVTQRTENAIVIPVSALRSIGSRTYVQVVESDGSKREVDVEVGQQTSTDVEILKGLTVGQKVVGR, from the coding sequence ATGTTTATGAAATGGCGGACGGCAGATTTATCAAGTAAAGGGGCCGCTCCGAAGAGGGGGAAACGCGCAGCGCTTATTGTGCTTAGTGCGATAGTGGCTGCAACGATGTCCGGCTGCTCTTTGCTGCCGGCTGAGACAGAGGAAGAAGTACTTCCGCCGATTACACCGCCAACGATCTCCAAGAAGCCGGAATATGAAGTTCGGACGGAGACGCTGGAGAAGAAAGTAAGCGGAAGCGGCAAGATGATGAGCCAGAGGGAAGAAAAGGTGTATTTTACGCTGGACGGTATGCATATCAAAGAGTTGAATGTAAAACCAGGTGATAAAGTGAAAAAAGGTCAACTCCTCGCTGTTCTGGATGTAGAGAGCGTTGAGAAGGAAATTCGGGCCAAAAACCTACAGATTCGCAAATCGGAAGTGCAAATGAAGGAAACGCTTCGTAAACGGGATGAGATGGACCCGGTGGAGTTCGAAGAGTCCACGATTGCCTTTGAAGAGCTTCGTCAGGAACTCGCCGATCTGGAGGATCAATTGGGTAAAGCTACTTTGACCGCTCCATTCGGTGGAACAATCATTGCTGTGCAGGTGGAGAAGGGCGCGGCTGTCAAAGCTTATGACCCGATTGCAACCATAGCAGATACATCCAATCTGGTTGTCGCAGCTACGTTTGCCAAGGAAGATCTGGAGAAGTTCTCGGCTGGCATGAAGGCAGATGTGGATATTAATGGCGCAGGCAAAGTGGCTGGCAAAGTTAAAGTGATGCCTGTAGCCCAAGCGTCGGGAAGTGGAAGTGGAAGTGGTAACGGCGGAGGTTCGGGGGAAGGCGGAACGCCTCCAGCGAAAGAAAGCCTGGATCAATATGTTATCGTCTCGCTGGCGAAAATGCCCAAAGGGGTTGAACGCGGTACACCTCTAACGGTATCGATTGTCACGCAGCGTACAGAGAACGCGATTGTCATTCCTGTATCCGCACTGCGCTCCATCGGTTCAAGAACGTACGTGCAAGTGGTGGAGAGTGATGGAAGCAAGCGTGAAGTGGATGTAGAAGTCGGGCAGCAAACATCCACGGATGTGGAGATTCTGAAAGGTCTGACCGTTGGACAGAAAGTAGTGGGCCGCTAA
- a CDS encoding ABC transporter permease: MGLPLLRLLFRKMWNTRWMTFSTLIGLIVAVAFTVSIPMYADGALKRVVAQTLQDNSEGLPAGSLLMSYQAPGGVKTDTRGLEEVDRYIREDVPRDIGFPYHTYVNSRSIRSTEVNPEDPTKVDASRVRSMSLGTMTGLDAQVNYSAGVKPGNQVKDDTIEAVMLEEGMYRNDLHIGDVLEYPIYSGLDITLRVKIIGSFKADDPNSPYWVQGFDGMMNGLYVDESVFNNVLLKEKGIPLQNSRWYYAFDLKEIQTSQLSGLTSVLERLDIDLYQRLKDTKVDITFGDLLKQFRSQSLQLQTMLFTLAAPMIAMVFYFIAMNARQSLQKQESDIAVLRSRGASARQIFSLYLLEGIFLGAIALVIGPFLGWFMAKSIGSASGFLSFVDRKSIPIGISKEAILLGLIAVLVAIIASLIPAITYARATIVSAKRRQARTDRAPVWQRWFLDIALLGLAGYGYYLFYERQMLTFQTGMTTDQLQVQPFLFFVPALAIFALGLFFLRLFPWILKLIQLIGRKLLPVPLYLTLTQLSRSSSSYYPLMILLVLTLGLGVYNSAAARTIDLNSTERTLYRYGSDVIMQTVWEGTPEVKPTGSGQNGGSGGGQQGGGSGSGGAGGGGNGGGGGSGGGGGTSQPTKMIYSEPPFEVFRSLNGVEHAARVLQTKGNIIVSGKSGGQGMLVGIDNVDFAQVAWFRNDLFPAHPYKYLDLLGKYEGAVLISSKFADKFKLKTGDLVSIGVQGQAIEFVVFGIIPYWPAQYPDQMPFFIANLDYIYDQVPLIPYEVWLKMEPDAKVAPLMEKLAAEGIELSSVRDVRTELVSQGKHPSRGGVFGILSLGFLVSVIISLIGYILYWFFNLSGRVVQFGVLRAMGLSRAQLSGMLLLEQVFTAGLSIILGIGIGQVSSRLFLPFLQTTDNVSAQVPPFRIVFEEKDMLQLYGVTVVMLIIGATMLLWQIRRLRVHQAVKMGEER; this comes from the coding sequence ATGGGGCTGCCATTGCTTCGACTGTTGTTCCGCAAAATGTGGAACACTCGCTGGATGACGTTCAGCACACTGATCGGACTGATTGTGGCGGTAGCGTTCACCGTTAGTATTCCGATGTATGCCGATGGTGCGCTGAAGCGGGTCGTGGCCCAGACGCTGCAGGATAACAGTGAGGGACTGCCAGCCGGCTCGTTGCTCATGAGTTACCAGGCACCTGGTGGTGTGAAGACAGACACACGTGGTCTGGAAGAGGTGGATCGATATATTCGCGAGGATGTGCCCCGCGACATCGGTTTTCCTTATCATACGTATGTGAACTCCCGTTCCATCCGCAGCACAGAGGTAAACCCGGAAGACCCAACCAAAGTGGATGCCAGCCGGGTCCGCAGCATGAGTCTGGGTACGATGACAGGCCTGGATGCACAGGTTAATTATTCTGCGGGAGTGAAGCCGGGCAACCAGGTCAAGGACGATACGATTGAAGCGGTCATGCTGGAAGAGGGTATGTATCGTAACGATCTGCATATCGGAGATGTTCTGGAATATCCGATTTACAGCGGTCTCGATATTACGTTGCGTGTGAAGATTATAGGTTCCTTCAAAGCCGATGACCCTAACAGCCCGTATTGGGTACAGGGATTTGACGGGATGATGAACGGACTATATGTGGATGAATCGGTATTTAATAATGTTTTGTTAAAGGAAAAAGGGATCCCTCTTCAGAATTCACGTTGGTATTATGCATTTGATCTGAAAGAGATTCAAACGAGCCAGCTCTCGGGACTGACCTCTGTGCTGGAAAGGCTGGATATCGATCTGTATCAGCGGTTGAAGGATACGAAAGTGGACATCACCTTCGGGGATCTGCTGAAACAATTCCGCAGTCAGAGTCTGCAATTGCAGACCATGCTGTTCACATTGGCAGCACCGATGATTGCGATGGTCTTTTATTTTATTGCCATGAATGCTAGACAGTCGTTACAAAAGCAGGAAAGTGACATCGCAGTTCTGCGCAGTCGCGGAGCTTCTGCGAGGCAGATATTCTCTCTTTATCTGCTTGAAGGGATATTCCTGGGAGCGATTGCTCTTGTCATCGGACCGTTTCTTGGATGGTTTATGGCGAAAAGCATCGGTTCAGCGAGCGGATTTCTGTCGTTCGTGGATCGGAAATCCATTCCAATCGGAATATCCAAAGAAGCCATCCTGCTTGGCCTTATCGCCGTATTGGTGGCCATCATAGCCTCGCTCATTCCGGCAATAACCTATGCGCGTGCGACGATTGTATCGGCCAAGCGTAGGCAGGCACGTACGGACCGAGCGCCGGTATGGCAGCGCTGGTTCCTGGATATTGCGCTGCTGGGGCTCGCTGGATATGGATACTACCTGTTCTATGAACGGCAAATGTTGACGTTCCAGACCGGAATGACGACAGATCAGCTTCAGGTACAGCCGTTTCTGTTCTTTGTACCGGCACTCGCCATCTTTGCACTGGGACTGTTCTTCCTACGGTTGTTCCCGTGGATTTTGAAGCTCATCCAGCTGATCGGGCGCAAGCTTCTCCCGGTTCCACTGTATCTGACACTGACGCAGCTTTCGCGTTCATCATCTTCTTATTATCCTTTGATGATCCTGCTTGTATTGACACTCGGACTTGGTGTGTATAACTCGGCAGCGGCTCGTACGATTGATCTGAACTCGACCGAGCGCACGTTATACCGCTATGGTTCGGATGTTATTATGCAGACGGTATGGGAAGGCACACCTGAAGTTAAGCCAACGGGTTCCGGACAAAATGGAGGTTCAGGCGGCGGACAGCAGGGTGGAGGAAGCGGTAGTGGTGGTGCTGGAGGCGGAGGTAACGGCGGTGGAGGTGGCTCAGGTGGGGGCGGTGGTACTTCACAACCCACGAAGATGATCTATTCCGAGCCACCTTTTGAAGTGTTCCGCAGCCTGAATGGTGTCGAACATGCAGCGAGAGTTTTGCAAACGAAAGGCAACATTATTGTCTCTGGCAAATCAGGCGGACAGGGAATGCTGGTGGGGATCGACAATGTGGATTTTGCCCAAGTGGCGTGGTTCCGCAACGATCTGTTCCCGGCTCATCCTTATAAGTACCTTGACTTGCTTGGAAAATATGAAGGGGCCGTATTGATCTCTTCCAAATTTGCAGACAAATTCAAGCTCAAAACCGGAGACCTCGTCTCCATTGGTGTACAGGGCCAGGCGATTGAATTTGTGGTGTTTGGCATTATCCCTTACTGGCCTGCCCAGTACCCGGATCAGATGCCGTTTTTCATCGCCAATCTGGATTACATCTATGATCAGGTGCCTCTGATTCCATATGAGGTCTGGTTGAAGATGGAGCCGGATGCCAAAGTCGCTCCTTTGATGGAGAAACTTGCAGCAGAAGGCATTGAGTTATCGTCTGTACGCGATGTGCGTACAGAGCTGGTATCCCAGGGCAAACATCCGTCAAGAGGCGGGGTGTTCGGCATACTGAGTCTCGGATTCCTTGTGTCGGTGATTATTTCCCTGATCGGATACATTCTGTATTGGTTCTTTAATCTATCCGGGCGTGTAGTACAGTTCGGTGTTCTGCGGGCAATGGGGTTATCCCGCGCACAATTGAGCGGTATGTTGCTGTTGGAGCAGGTGTTCACCGCGGGGTTATCCATCATTCTGGGTATTGGCATTGGTCAGGTATCCAGTCGTCTGTTCCTGCCCTTCCTGCAAACGACAGATAATGTGTCCGCACAGGTACCTCCGTTCCGAATTGTATTTGAAGAGAAAGATATGCTGCAACTGTATGGTGTGACCGTGGTCATGCTGATCATTGGAGCAACGATGCTGCTGTGGCAAATCCGCAGGCTGCGGGTTCACCAGGCAGTCAAAATGGGAGAGGAGAGGTAA
- a CDS encoding ABC transporter substrate-binding protein: protein MKNRFWGKRVLAVLATASLALPLIAGCTASESKDNEQRVLRVATLWGGQDDSYFRQQFTDAFELTHPNITIEVVPAVDQGSMYGYGNQEEQKDVPDTMESLKKIMTGDNPVDVIVADTATVKSLIQENMVKQLDPLMQEDKFDTSDIVPSVLEGIKDLGDQSIYALTPTFSSSALFYNKGMFEKAGVEPPTDNMTWDDIFNLGTRLTKGEGKDHVFGFSFSTYQGGSPYYTMSQYYNSLQLKIFDDKAEKMTVDSPQWEKVWSTISKLALDKVIPKGDEPQDNQDESGRYNPLQGDLFLSSKTAMVIGDYSYINQLIDANKNADKMKDFTKVDWDVVTPPVHPEAPEIGGNIYLSNLMAINSSAQNPDDAWELIKYMNSEDWAKIKARSSYEMVSRKSFIKPKDGLDYNIQAFYTLKPIPPTNTNLDKMYQKMPNLWQVSDKGMEYFNQVLENKKTPKEALGEWAAKGNEMLEKLKKNPKATFQ from the coding sequence ATGAAGAACAGGTTTTGGGGAAAACGGGTGTTGGCCGTGTTGGCTACAGCCAGTCTGGCATTGCCGCTGATTGCGGGTTGTACAGCGAGTGAGTCCAAGGATAACGAGCAGCGTGTATTGCGTGTAGCGACGTTGTGGGGGGGCCAGGATGACAGCTATTTCCGTCAGCAGTTTACCGATGCTTTTGAATTGACACATCCAAATATAACGATTGAAGTTGTACCTGCGGTAGATCAGGGCAGCATGTATGGGTATGGTAACCAGGAAGAGCAGAAGGACGTTCCGGATACGATGGAGAGCTTGAAGAAGATAATGACAGGGGATAATCCGGTAGACGTCATCGTGGCGGATACGGCGACAGTCAAGTCGTTAATTCAGGAAAACATGGTGAAACAACTGGACCCACTGATGCAGGAAGACAAGTTTGACACATCGGATATTGTGCCGAGTGTTCTCGAAGGAATCAAGGATTTGGGAGATCAGAGCATCTACGCTTTGACGCCAACGTTCTCCTCTTCAGCTTTGTTCTATAACAAGGGTATGTTTGAAAAAGCAGGCGTGGAGCCTCCAACGGATAACATGACTTGGGATGATATTTTCAACTTGGGTACACGCCTTACCAAAGGTGAAGGAAAAGACCATGTATTTGGTTTCTCTTTCAGTACCTATCAAGGCGGTTCTCCATACTATACGATGTCGCAGTATTATAACTCTTTGCAGCTGAAAATTTTTGATGACAAAGCGGAGAAAATGACTGTAGATTCTCCTCAGTGGGAGAAAGTATGGAGCACGATAAGCAAACTCGCCTTAGATAAAGTCATCCCTAAAGGAGACGAACCGCAGGATAATCAGGATGAGAGTGGACGTTATAATCCGCTTCAGGGTGATCTGTTCCTGAGTAGCAAAACAGCCATGGTGATTGGAGATTACAGTTACATTAATCAATTGATTGATGCCAATAAAAATGCGGATAAAATGAAAGACTTTACGAAGGTAGACTGGGATGTTGTCACTCCTCCAGTTCATCCGGAGGCTCCTGAAATTGGAGGCAATATTTATCTGAGTAACCTCATGGCCATTAATAGTTCAGCTCAGAACCCTGATGATGCATGGGAATTGATCAAGTATATGAACAGTGAAGACTGGGCGAAAATCAAAGCTCGCAGCAGTTATGAGATGGTTTCCCGTAAGAGCTTCATTAAACCGAAGGATGGTTTGGATTACAACATCCAGGCGTTCTATACACTGAAACCTATACCTCCAACCAATACGAACTTGGATAAGATGTATCAAAAAATGCCGAACCTGTGGCAAGTAAGTGATAAGGGTATGGAATACTTCAATCAAGTTCTTGAGAACAAAAAAACACCAAAAGAAGCGCTTGGTGAATGGGCAGCCAAAGGGAACGAGATGTTGGAGAAGTTGAAAAAGAATCCTAAAGCCACGTTCCAATAA